From a region of the Corvus cornix cornix isolate S_Up_H32 chromosome 2, ASM73873v5, whole genome shotgun sequence genome:
- the ABRA gene encoding actin-binding Rho-activating protein yields the protein MAADSNMAPEEKPSTAPVKRAVHKIRMASQVFSLARGWQQWASDHHIKQEQEPSGWIPTAESSSVQPVQESSFQKWQIPSVKRDQEKDDEKSLAKKWVTIRDAEKKSRESDEALKMFSIKSKEVTKTVVSKAYERGGDVSLLSERYENNNSSSEMTKLKEESSAIDKILSSKLPSTIRRKCSNVVSELTKGWEKMEEEDKDGAKEELLLKCRDDSLDAQDSGYGEAEDKLEQEDSDREVTAVRIKRPVPSLASRLGEEARSKARRKCSAVRSLKDRWQEWADQHIITQKLNPFSEEFDHELAMSTRLHKGDEGYGHPKEGTKTAERAKRAEEHIHREIRDMCFIIESMARSRPDGKIQVTFGELFDRYVRISDKVVGILMRARKHGLVDFEGEMLWQGRDDNVIITLLK from the exons ATGGCAGCAGACAGCAACATGGCTCCTGAAGAAAAGCCGAGCACTGCTCCTGTGAAAAGGGCTGTCCACAAGATCCGAATGGCCAGCCAGGTCTTCAGCTTGGCACgaggctggcagcagtgggCATCTGACCACCACATAAAGCAAGAGCAAGAGCCCTCTGGATGGATCCCCACTGCAGAAAGCTCATCAGTTCAGCCTGTACAAGAAAGTTCCTTTCAAAAATGGCAAATTCCATCTGTCAAGAGGGACCAagaaaaagatgatgaaaaatcCTTAGCAAAGAAATGGGTGACAATaagagatgctgaaaaaaaatcaagggaaTCAGATGAAGCCCTCAAAATGTTCAGCATTAAAAGCAAAGAGGTGACCAAAACAGTTGTCAGCAAAGCCTATGAACGAGGGGGTGATGTCAGCCTCCTCAGTGAAAGATATGAGaacaacaacagcagctccGAGATGACCAAACTCAAAGAAGAATCAAGTGCTATTGACAAAATTCTTAGCAGCAAATTACCTTCAACCATAAGGAGAAAGTGTTCAAACGTGGTATCAGAGCTGACCAAGGGCTGGGAGAAGATGGAAGAAGAGGACAAAGATGGGGCCAAGGAAGAGCTGCTCCTTAAGTGCCGTGATGACAGCCTGGATGCCCAGGACAGTGGCTATGGGGAAGCAGAGGACAAGCTCGAGCAGGAAGACAGTGACCGGGAAGTGACGGCTGTGAGGATTAAACGGCCTGTACCATCTCT CGCCAGCCGGCTGGGCGAGGAGGCGCGGAGCAAGGCGCGCAGGAAATGCAGCGCCGTGCGCAGCCTCAAGGACAGGTGGCAGGAATGGGCCGACCAGCACATCATAACGCAGAAGCTGAACCCCTTCAGCGAGGAGTTTGACCATGAGCTGGCCATGTCCACGCGCCTGCACAAAGGAGATGAAGGATATGGCCATCCCAAGGAAGGAACCAAAACCGCTGAGAGAGCCAAGAGAGCTGAGGAGCACATCCACCGGGAGATCAGGGACATGTGCTTCATCATTGAATCCATGGCTAGGTCACGGCCCGACGGCAAGATCCAAGTCACTTTTGGGGAACTCTTCGACAGATATGTTCGTATTTCAGATAAGGTTGTTGGGATTCTGATGAGAGCCAGGAAACACGGGCTGGTGGACTTTGAGGGAGAAATGTTATGGCAAGGAAGGGATGATAATGTCATAattactttattaaaataa